One genomic region from Jiangella sp. DSM 45060 encodes:
- the paaN gene encoding phenylacetic acid degradation protein PaaN: MALGSLIDRHRDLLGRAEAAIGERTFFSAYPESPSPRVYGETAAAEGQAAHEAHLGADFPLRTPGADGTVATETSPFGPELGVRYPRVPATDDAVSTLLGAAQAAIPAWRDAGADGRAAVCLEVLSRLHGRIFELAQAVMHTSGQAFVMAFQAGGAHALDRALEAVAYAHAEQARIPGEVLWEKPAKGEPLRMTKTFHVVPRGVALVIGCNTFPTWNSWPGLFASLATGNAVVVKPHPSAVLPLAITVRTIREVLEEYGFDPDLVTLAAEDPADRLAAVLAVRPEVRVIDFTGSTAFGEWLEQHARQAVVFTEKAGLNTVVVDSTDDLQGLVNNLAFSLSLYTGQMCTAPQNVFVPRDGVLTDQGRVTFDGFGQALAGAIDKLLGDDARAVEILGAVVNDGVRDRVDATAGDTDVVLAARTIQHPAWPEATVRTPAVVAVDIADQDRYSAECFGPVSFLIAADSTAQALDRFASSVREHGGMTASVYSTDPAVLDAAEQAAVEAAVPLSINLTGGVFVNQSAAFSDFHGTGANPAANATLTDAAFVASRFRVVAARRHA; encoded by the coding sequence ATGGCGCTGGGCAGTCTGATCGATCGGCACCGCGACCTCCTCGGCCGGGCCGAGGCCGCCATCGGCGAGCGGACGTTCTTCTCCGCCTATCCCGAGTCGCCGAGTCCGCGAGTGTACGGCGAGACCGCGGCCGCCGAGGGGCAGGCCGCGCACGAGGCGCACCTCGGCGCCGACTTCCCGCTGCGCACGCCCGGCGCCGACGGCACCGTCGCCACCGAGACCAGCCCGTTCGGGCCCGAGCTCGGCGTTCGCTACCCGCGGGTGCCGGCCACCGACGACGCGGTCTCGACGCTGCTGGGCGCGGCCCAGGCGGCCATCCCGGCCTGGCGCGACGCCGGCGCCGACGGCCGCGCGGCCGTCTGCCTCGAGGTGCTGTCGCGGCTGCACGGACGCATCTTCGAGCTGGCCCAGGCGGTCATGCACACCTCCGGCCAGGCGTTCGTCATGGCCTTCCAGGCCGGTGGCGCGCACGCACTGGACCGCGCGCTGGAGGCGGTGGCGTACGCGCACGCCGAGCAGGCCCGCATCCCCGGCGAGGTGCTGTGGGAAAAGCCGGCCAAGGGCGAGCCGCTGCGTATGACGAAGACCTTCCACGTGGTGCCCCGCGGCGTCGCGCTGGTCATCGGCTGCAACACGTTCCCGACCTGGAACTCCTGGCCCGGCCTGTTCGCGTCGCTGGCCACCGGCAACGCCGTCGTCGTCAAGCCGCACCCCAGCGCCGTCCTGCCGCTGGCCATCACCGTGCGGACGATCCGCGAGGTGCTCGAGGAGTACGGCTTCGACCCCGACCTCGTCACGCTGGCTGCCGAGGACCCGGCCGACCGCCTGGCCGCGGTGCTCGCCGTCCGGCCCGAGGTGCGCGTCATCGACTTCACCGGCTCCACGGCGTTCGGGGAATGGCTCGAGCAGCACGCCCGCCAGGCCGTCGTGTTCACCGAGAAGGCCGGGCTGAACACCGTCGTCGTCGACTCCACCGACGACCTTCAGGGCCTGGTGAACAACCTCGCGTTCTCGCTCAGCCTCTACACCGGGCAGATGTGCACGGCGCCGCAGAACGTGTTCGTCCCGCGCGACGGTGTCCTCACCGACCAGGGCAGGGTGACGTTCGACGGGTTCGGCCAGGCGCTGGCCGGGGCCATCGACAAGCTGCTCGGCGACGACGCGCGCGCGGTCGAGATCCTCGGCGCGGTGGTCAACGACGGCGTCCGCGACCGCGTCGACGCCACGGCCGGCGACACCGACGTCGTCCTGGCCGCCCGCACCATCCAGCACCCGGCCTGGCCCGAGGCCACCGTCCGCACGCCCGCCGTCGTCGCCGTCGACATCGCCGACCAGGACCGCTACTCGGCCGAGTGCTTCGGCCCGGTCTCGTTCCTCATCGCCGCCGACTCCACCGCCCAGGCGCTGGACCGCTTCGCGTCGTCCGTCCGCGAGCACGGCGGCATGACGGCGTCGGTCTACTCCACCGACCCGGCCGTGCTCGACGCCGCCGAGCAGGCCGCCGTCGAGGCCGCCGTGCCGTTGTCGATCAACCTCACCGGCGGCGTCTTCGTCAACCAGTCGGCCGCGTTCTCCGACTTCCACGGCACCGGCGCCAACCCCGCCGCCAACGCGACCCTCACCGACGCCGCGTTCGTGGCCTCGCGGTTCCGGGTGGTCGCCGCGCGCAGGCACGCCTGA
- a CDS encoding ABC transporter substrate-binding protein, translating into MAMSSARKGWAAVGLAASVSLVLAACGGDDGDDDTAGGGGETGGGGDCAFAEDFTGLEGTSVTVYSTIVAPEDAPLEASFDAFEECTGMTVVYEGSDEFEAQLPVRVQGGSPPDLAIIPQPGLMATLVRDYDAIIPVPDEARANVEASFDPAWVDYGTVDGTYYGTPFGANVKSFVWYSPSAFEEAGYEIPETWDDLIALSDQIVADGGMPWCAGFGSGDATGWPGTDWVEEVMLRTAGIDAYRQWYNHEIPFNDPQVAEAFDTVAEILKNDQYVNGGLGDVSSIATTRFEDGGLPILQGNCWMHRQASFYQANWGEGVEVAEDGDVYAFYLPGINPEHGNPVLGGGEFVAAFTERPEVQAFQTYLSTDHWHAERAAKGNFVSANRTVPIDAYDSPVNQLSAEIIQDPEAVFGFDASDLMPAEVGTVAFWTGMVNWITGAETQETVDAIEDAWP; encoded by the coding sequence ATGGCGATGAGCAGCGCCCGCAAGGGCTGGGCGGCTGTCGGCCTCGCTGCGAGCGTGTCGCTCGTCCTGGCCGCGTGCGGGGGCGACGACGGCGACGACGACACCGCTGGGGGCGGCGGTGAGACCGGAGGCGGCGGCGACTGCGCCTTCGCGGAGGACTTCACGGGGCTCGAAGGCACCTCGGTGACCGTCTACAGCACCATCGTCGCGCCGGAGGACGCGCCGCTCGAGGCGTCGTTCGACGCGTTCGAGGAGTGCACCGGCATGACGGTCGTCTACGAGGGCTCGGACGAGTTCGAGGCGCAGCTGCCGGTGCGCGTCCAGGGCGGCTCGCCGCCCGACCTCGCGATCATCCCGCAGCCGGGTCTGATGGCCACGCTGGTCCGCGACTACGACGCCATCATCCCGGTGCCCGACGAGGCCCGGGCCAACGTCGAGGCCTCATTCGACCCGGCATGGGTCGACTACGGCACCGTCGACGGCACCTACTACGGCACGCCGTTCGGCGCGAACGTCAAGTCGTTCGTCTGGTACTCGCCGTCGGCGTTCGAGGAGGCGGGCTACGAGATCCCGGAGACCTGGGACGACCTGATCGCGCTCTCGGACCAGATCGTGGCCGACGGCGGCATGCCCTGGTGCGCCGGCTTCGGCTCCGGCGACGCCACCGGCTGGCCCGGCACCGACTGGGTCGAGGAGGTCATGCTCCGCACGGCGGGCATCGACGCCTACCGGCAGTGGTACAACCACGAAATCCCGTTCAACGACCCGCAGGTGGCCGAGGCGTTCGACACGGTCGCCGAGATCCTCAAGAACGACCAGTACGTCAACGGCGGCCTGGGCGACGTCAGCAGCATCGCCACCACGCGGTTCGAGGACGGCGGCCTGCCGATCCTGCAGGGCAACTGCTGGATGCACCGTCAGGCCTCGTTCTACCAGGCCAACTGGGGTGAGGGCGTCGAGGTGGCCGAGGACGGCGACGTGTACGCGTTCTACCTGCCGGGCATCAACCCCGAGCACGGCAACCCGGTGCTGGGCGGCGGCGAGTTCGTCGCGGCGTTCACGGAGCGTCCGGAGGTCCAGGCCTTCCAGACGTACCTGTCCACGGACCACTGGCACGCCGAGCGGGCGGCCAAGGGCAACTTCGTGTCGGCCAACCGCACGGTGCCGATCGACGCCTACGACAGCCCGGTCAACCAGCTGTCGGCCGAGATCATCCAGGACCCCGAGGCGGTCTTCGGGTTCGACGCGTCGGACCTGATGCCGGCCGAGGTCGGGACCGTCGCGTTCTGGACCGGGATGGTCAACTGGATCACCGGCGCCGAAACGCAGGAGACGGTCGACGCCATCGAGGACGCCTGGCCGTAA
- a CDS encoding carbohydrate ABC transporter permease produces MALAIALFVALMGLILLVTGRVRRRADLWQSLAFVLPALLLLAVGLVYPAIRTTYQSFFDRTSDAFVGLDNYEFVFTNDAMLTVLRNTAIWVFLTPILSTFIGLVYAVLVDRSRVEAAAKAVIFLPMAISLVGASIIWKFVYEYRPDQQGIEQIGLLNQVLVWLGAEPRQFLIGEPWNTLFLIVIMVWVQAGFAMTVLAAAIKAIPADITEAAQLDGLTGVRMFRYITVPSIRPALVVVLTTIAIGTLKVFDIVRTMTGGQFGTSVISYEFYTQGFRTLNTGIASALAVVLFVLVVPIVVYNVRQMRKAEYR; encoded by the coding sequence ATGGCCCTCGCGATCGCCCTGTTCGTCGCGCTGATGGGGCTGATCCTGCTGGTCACCGGCAGGGTCCGGCGGCGGGCCGACCTGTGGCAGTCGCTGGCCTTCGTGCTGCCGGCCCTGCTGCTCCTGGCGGTCGGGCTGGTCTACCCGGCCATCCGCACCACGTACCAGTCGTTCTTCGACCGCACGAGTGACGCGTTCGTCGGGCTGGACAACTACGAGTTCGTCTTCACCAACGACGCCATGCTCACGGTGCTGCGCAACACCGCGATCTGGGTGTTCCTGACGCCGATCCTCTCGACGTTCATCGGGCTGGTCTACGCGGTGCTGGTCGACCGCAGCCGGGTCGAGGCCGCTGCCAAGGCGGTCATCTTCCTGCCCATGGCCATCTCGCTGGTCGGCGCGTCGATCATCTGGAAGTTCGTCTACGAGTACCGGCCGGACCAGCAGGGCATCGAGCAGATCGGCCTGCTGAACCAGGTGCTCGTCTGGCTCGGCGCCGAACCACGGCAGTTCCTCATCGGCGAACCGTGGAACACGCTCTTCCTCATCGTGATCATGGTCTGGGTCCAGGCCGGGTTCGCCATGACGGTGCTGGCGGCGGCCATCAAGGCCATCCCGGCCGACATCACCGAGGCGGCCCAGCTCGACGGCCTGACCGGCGTGCGGATGTTCCGCTACATCACGGTGCCGAGCATCCGCCCGGCGCTCGTGGTGGTGCTGACGACCATCGCGATCGGCACGCTCAAGGTCTTCGACATCGTCCGCACGATGACCGGCGGGCAGTTCGGGACCAGCGTCATCTCGTACGAGTTCTACACGCAGGGCTTCCGCACGCTGAACACCGGTATCGCGTCCGCGCTGGCCGTCGTGCTGTTCGTCCTGGTGGTGCCGATCGTCGTCTACAACGTCCGGCAGATGCGAAAGGCGGAGTACCGATGA
- the paaI gene encoding hydroxyphenylacetyl-CoA thioesterase PaaI: protein MDAIARSVPVGVIGAGTMGAGIAQVAAAAGHEVRVYDAARGAAEAAVDAVFQRLARAVDKGRLLAEEAEDAASRLHAVTTLDDLAGCGLVIEAVVEDLEVKRALFTGLEAVCGPDAVLTTNTSSLSVDAIAAELAHPGRFAGLHFFNPAPLLPLVEVVSGAHTDAAVADVLVATARAWGKTPVRAASTPGFIVNRVARPFYGEAFRLLESGRVDAATVDALLRESGGFRMGPFELADLIGHDVNLAVSRSVWEAFGRDPRFTPSVLQERLVADGRLGRKSGGGIYPADEPPPAPPTADPVTAAPDTWAGAGELDPSAPGWSVGNGDVELRPADGRTAAQHTGGGPRTVVLVDLALDRSPARVGVAAPEHAPKEHVEAAVGFLQSRGFAVTLLPDLPGLVVARTVATLAAAAADAVDSGVATADDVDTAMRLGTNYPRGPYEWGTALGWDWVTGVLDALAATADDPGRYRVSARLRDRASARDHRRHDLARRAAEAMLAGDAASRELGMTLDDIEPGAARVSMRVRADMLNGHGICHGGLIFTLADTAFAVACNSYNRSTVAQGADIAFLAPAHEGDQLLAVAEERHRGERSGVYDVTVYRDGAAIAEFRGRSREIPGTLVPGEEDT from the coding sequence ATGGACGCGATCGCACGTTCGGTGCCCGTCGGCGTCATCGGGGCCGGGACCATGGGCGCCGGCATCGCCCAGGTGGCCGCGGCCGCCGGGCACGAGGTGCGGGTGTACGACGCGGCCCGCGGCGCCGCCGAGGCCGCCGTCGACGCGGTCTTCCAGCGGCTGGCCCGCGCCGTCGACAAGGGCCGGCTGCTCGCCGAGGAGGCCGAGGACGCCGCGAGCCGGCTGCACGCCGTCACCACGCTGGACGACCTCGCCGGCTGTGGCCTGGTGATCGAGGCCGTCGTCGAGGACCTCGAGGTCAAGCGGGCGCTGTTCACCGGGCTGGAGGCGGTCTGCGGGCCCGACGCGGTGCTGACCACGAACACGTCGTCGCTGTCGGTCGACGCGATCGCCGCCGAGCTGGCCCACCCGGGCCGCTTCGCCGGACTGCATTTCTTCAACCCCGCGCCGCTGCTGCCGCTGGTCGAGGTGGTCAGCGGGGCGCACACCGACGCCGCGGTGGCCGACGTCCTGGTGGCCACCGCGCGAGCCTGGGGCAAGACGCCGGTGCGGGCCGCGTCGACGCCTGGCTTCATCGTCAACCGGGTGGCCCGGCCGTTCTACGGCGAGGCGTTCCGGCTGCTGGAGTCGGGCCGGGTCGACGCCGCGACGGTCGACGCGCTGCTGCGCGAGTCCGGCGGCTTCCGGATGGGCCCGTTCGAACTGGCCGACCTCATCGGCCACGACGTCAACCTCGCGGTCAGCCGGTCAGTGTGGGAGGCGTTCGGCCGCGACCCGCGCTTCACGCCGTCGGTGCTGCAGGAGCGGCTGGTCGCCGACGGGCGGCTGGGCCGCAAGAGCGGCGGCGGCATCTACCCCGCCGACGAGCCGCCCCCGGCGCCGCCGACCGCCGACCCCGTCACCGCCGCCCCGGACACGTGGGCCGGGGCCGGTGAGCTCGACCCGTCCGCACCGGGCTGGAGCGTGGGCAACGGCGACGTCGAGCTGCGACCGGCCGACGGCCGCACCGCGGCGCAGCACACCGGCGGCGGACCGCGCACCGTCGTGCTGGTCGACCTCGCCCTGGACCGGTCGCCGGCGCGGGTCGGCGTCGCCGCACCCGAGCACGCGCCGAAGGAGCACGTCGAGGCCGCCGTCGGGTTCCTGCAGAGCCGTGGGTTCGCCGTGACGCTGCTGCCCGACCTCCCCGGCCTGGTGGTGGCCCGGACGGTGGCGACGCTCGCCGCGGCGGCCGCCGACGCCGTCGACTCCGGGGTCGCGACCGCAGACGACGTCGACACGGCGATGCGCCTGGGCACCAACTACCCGCGCGGGCCGTACGAGTGGGGCACGGCGCTGGGCTGGGACTGGGTCACCGGCGTGCTGGACGCGCTGGCCGCCACCGCCGACGACCCCGGCCGGTACCGCGTCTCGGCGCGGCTGCGCGATCGCGCCTCGGCCCGCGACCACCGCCGCCACGACCTCGCCCGGCGCGCCGCCGAGGCGATGCTGGCCGGCGACGCCGCCTCGCGGGAGCTCGGCATGACGCTCGACGACATCGAGCCCGGCGCCGCCCGCGTCAGCATGCGGGTGCGCGCCGACATGCTGAACGGCCACGGGATCTGCCATGGCGGGCTGATCTTCACGCTCGCCGACACCGCGTTCGCCGTCGCGTGCAACTCGTACAACCGCAGCACCGTCGCGCAGGGCGCGGACATCGCGTTCCTCGCGCCGGCACACGAGGGCGACCAGTTGCTCGCCGTCGCCGAGGAACGGCACCGGGGCGAGCGCAGCGGCGTCTACGACGTCACCGTCTACCGCGACGGCGCGGCCATCGCGGAGTTCCGCGGCCGGTCCCGCGAGATCCCCGGCACCCTGGTGCCCGGCGAGGAGGACACATGA
- a CDS encoding dihydrolipoamide acetyltransferase family protein: MSVSQFNLPDVGEGLTEAEIVSWKVKPGDDVKVNDVIVEIETAKSLVELPCPFAGVVETLLVDEGQTVDVGTPIIAVRTGSGPAPAAAAPGAAEDMLPAPAPETEPAEPAEERQAVLVGYGPRSTTAARRQRKAPAGALAEPPAPEPPAPAPAAPAAPAAPAAPAAPEPTGGRVSVLAKPPVRKLAKDLGVDLAAVVPTGPNGTITRDDVQAAAAAPAPAATPAVAPTGTGWDGLPRQERVAIRSVRKATAQAVTTSAFTAPHVTEFVTVDVTRTMKLVERLRDAREFRDVKLSPLAVLAKAVCIAARRTPDVNARWDDTAGEIVVQRYVNLGIAAATPRGLVVPNVKDADRLPLRELAVAINQLAATAREGKTPPADMLGGTISITNVGVFGVDTGTPILPPGEAAIVAFGAVRKQPWVHKGSVKPRWVTTLALSFDHRLVDGEQGSRFLADLAALLEDPGNALVWG, translated from the coding sequence ATGAGCGTGTCGCAGTTCAACCTCCCCGACGTCGGCGAAGGGCTGACCGAGGCGGAGATCGTGTCCTGGAAGGTCAAGCCGGGCGACGACGTGAAGGTCAACGACGTCATCGTCGAGATCGAGACCGCCAAGTCGCTGGTCGAGTTGCCCTGCCCGTTCGCCGGCGTGGTCGAGACCCTGCTGGTCGACGAAGGCCAGACGGTCGACGTCGGCACCCCGATCATCGCGGTCCGGACGGGCTCGGGCCCGGCCCCGGCGGCCGCGGCCCCCGGTGCGGCCGAGGACATGCTGCCCGCCCCGGCGCCAGAGACCGAGCCGGCCGAGCCCGCGGAGGAGCGGCAGGCGGTGCTGGTCGGGTACGGCCCGCGGTCCACGACGGCGGCGCGGCGGCAGCGCAAGGCGCCGGCGGGCGCCCTCGCTGAGCCGCCCGCGCCCGAGCCGCCCGCGCCCGCGCCGGCCGCGCCGGCCGCGCCGGCCGCGCCGGCCGCGCCGGCCGCGCCCGAGCCCACCGGCGGCCGGGTGTCCGTGCTGGCCAAGCCGCCCGTGCGCAAGCTGGCCAAGGACCTCGGCGTCGACCTCGCCGCCGTCGTCCCGACCGGCCCCAACGGCACCATCACCCGCGATGACGTCCAGGCCGCGGCCGCCGCGCCCGCGCCGGCCGCCACCCCGGCCGTCGCGCCCACCGGCACCGGCTGGGACGGCCTGCCGCGGCAGGAGCGGGTCGCCATCCGCTCGGTCCGCAAGGCCACGGCGCAGGCGGTCACCACGTCGGCGTTCACCGCGCCGCACGTCACCGAGTTCGTCACCGTCGACGTCACCCGCACCATGAAGCTGGTCGAGCGGCTGCGCGACGCCCGCGAGTTCCGCGACGTCAAGCTGTCGCCGCTGGCGGTGCTGGCGAAGGCGGTCTGCATCGCGGCCCGCCGCACCCCTGACGTCAACGCCCGCTGGGACGACACCGCCGGCGAGATCGTGGTGCAGCGCTACGTGAACCTCGGCATCGCCGCGGCCACCCCGCGCGGGCTGGTCGTGCCGAACGTCAAGGACGCCGACCGCCTGCCGCTTCGTGAGCTGGCGGTGGCGATCAACCAGCTGGCCGCCACAGCGCGCGAGGGGAAGACGCCGCCGGCCGACATGCTCGGCGGCACCATCTCCATCACCAACGTCGGCGTGTTCGGCGTCGACACCGGCACGCCGATCCTGCCGCCCGGCGAGGCGGCCATCGTCGCGTTCGGAGCGGTGCGCAAGCAGCCGTGGGTGCACAAGGGCTCGGTGAAGCCGCGCTGGGTCACCACGCTCGCGCTCTCGTTCGACCACCGTCTGGTCGACGGCGAGCAGGGCTCGCGGTTCCTGGCCGACCTCGCCGCCCTGCTCGAGGACCCCGGCAACGCCCTGGTCTGGGGCTGA
- a CDS encoding carbohydrate ABC transporter permease produces MSAVIPTPAVQEELAGLEPATISGRARKRLTSRWASLAALVIAVLWTIPTFGLLLSSLRPEQSLKTTGWWTWFTNPELTLANYDEVLYGQTALSTYFINSIVITIPSVVIPVTLACLAAYAFAWMKFPYRDTVFVAVFALQIVPLQIALIPLLRLYVDSGLHGGGSFWPLWISHTIFALPLAIFLLHNFFKEVPAELVEAARVDGAGHVTIFLRIMLPLVTPAIAAFGIFQFLWVWNDLLVAVTMVGGTRDVAPLTARIAELAGSQGTEWHLLTAGAFISMIIPVIVFLSLQRYFVRGLLAGSVKG; encoded by the coding sequence ATGAGCGCCGTCATCCCGACCCCGGCCGTCCAGGAGGAACTGGCCGGACTCGAGCCGGCCACCATCTCCGGGCGGGCGCGGAAGCGGCTGACGTCGCGCTGGGCGTCGTTGGCCGCGCTGGTCATCGCCGTGCTCTGGACCATCCCGACGTTCGGCCTGCTGCTGTCATCGCTGCGGCCGGAGCAGTCGCTGAAGACCACCGGCTGGTGGACTTGGTTCACCAACCCGGAGTTGACGCTGGCCAACTACGACGAGGTGCTCTACGGCCAGACGGCGCTGTCGACGTACTTCATCAACTCGATCGTCATCACGATCCCGTCGGTGGTCATCCCGGTGACCCTCGCCTGCCTCGCGGCGTACGCGTTCGCGTGGATGAAGTTCCCGTACCGGGACACGGTGTTCGTCGCGGTGTTCGCGCTGCAGATCGTGCCGCTGCAGATCGCGCTGATCCCGCTGCTGCGGCTCTACGTCGACTCCGGCCTGCACGGCGGGGGCTCGTTCTGGCCGCTGTGGATCTCGCACACGATCTTCGCGCTGCCGCTGGCGATCTTCCTGCTGCACAACTTCTTCAAGGAGGTCCCGGCGGAGCTGGTCGAGGCGGCTCGCGTCGACGGCGCCGGACACGTCACGATCTTCCTGCGGATCATGCTGCCGCTGGTCACTCCGGCCATCGCCGCGTTCGGCATCTTCCAGTTCCTCTGGGTCTGGAACGACCTGCTGGTGGCGGTCACCATGGTCGGCGGCACTCGCGACGTGGCGCCGCTGACGGCGCGCATCGCCGAGCTGGCCGGCAGCCAGGGCACGGAGTGGCACCTGCTGACGGCGGGCGCGTTCATCTCCATGATCATCCCGGTGATCGTGTTCCTCTCACTCCAGCGCTACTTCGTCCGAGGATTGCTCGCGGGTAGCGTCAAGGGGTGA
- the pcaF gene encoding 3-oxoadipyl-CoA thiolase encodes MSEAFLVDGVRTPIGRYGGALASVRPDDLAAHVLRELLARHPGVPADAVDEVVLGCANQAGEDNRDVARMAVLLAGYPTSVPGVTVNRLCGSGLDALAYAARAVRTGEADVVVAGGVESMSRAPFVLPKAQAAFDRANAQVYDSTIGWRFVNAALEAAYGTDSMPQTAENVAAEHGVTRADQDAFALRSQQRAAVRRKELAAEIVPVDVPAARRGADPVTVDTDEHPRETSLEALARLRPVVRPDGTVTAGNASGVNDGAAALLVMSAAAVERHGVEPLARVTGAATAGVEPRVMGLGPVPATRKLLTRAGVALADVGNVELNEAFAAQALACLRQLGLPDDAEHVNPNGGAIALGHPLGMSGARLALSAALELRRRESRHALATMCIGVGQGIAVLLERP; translated from the coding sequence ATGAGCGAGGCGTTCCTGGTCGACGGCGTGCGGACGCCCATCGGGCGGTACGGCGGGGCGCTGGCGTCCGTGCGCCCCGACGACCTCGCGGCGCACGTGCTGCGCGAGCTGCTGGCCCGGCACCCCGGGGTGCCGGCCGACGCCGTCGACGAGGTCGTGCTGGGCTGCGCCAACCAGGCCGGCGAGGACAACCGCGACGTCGCCCGCATGGCCGTGCTGCTGGCCGGCTACCCGACGTCGGTGCCGGGCGTCACGGTGAACCGGCTGTGCGGCTCCGGACTCGACGCGCTGGCGTACGCCGCCCGGGCCGTGCGCACCGGTGAGGCCGACGTCGTCGTGGCCGGCGGGGTCGAGTCGATGTCGCGGGCGCCGTTCGTGCTGCCGAAGGCGCAGGCCGCGTTCGACCGCGCCAACGCGCAGGTCTACGACTCCACCATCGGCTGGCGGTTCGTCAACGCGGCGCTGGAGGCGGCGTACGGCACCGACTCCATGCCGCAGACGGCCGAGAACGTCGCCGCCGAGCACGGCGTCACCCGGGCCGACCAGGACGCGTTCGCGCTGCGCAGCCAGCAGCGGGCCGCCGTGCGGCGCAAGGAGCTGGCGGCGGAGATCGTGCCGGTCGACGTGCCCGCGGCCCGGCGCGGCGCCGACCCGGTGACCGTCGACACCGACGAGCACCCGCGCGAGACCTCGCTGGAGGCGCTGGCCCGGCTGCGGCCGGTCGTGCGGCCCGACGGCACCGTCACCGCCGGCAACGCGTCGGGCGTCAACGACGGCGCCGCCGCCCTGCTGGTCATGAGCGCGGCCGCGGTCGAGCGTCACGGCGTCGAGCCGCTGGCCCGCGTCACCGGCGCGGCGACGGCCGGGGTCGAGCCGCGGGTCATGGGGCTCGGCCCGGTCCCGGCCACGCGCAAGCTGCTCACCCGGGCCGGGGTCGCGCTCGCCGACGTCGGCAACGTCGAGCTGAACGAGGCGTTCGCCGCGCAGGCGCTGGCCTGCCTGCGTCAGCTCGGCCTGCCCGACGACGCCGAGCACGTGAACCCGAACGGCGGCGCCATCGCGCTCGGCCACCCGCTCGGCATGAGCGGCGCCCGCCTCGCGCTGTCCGCGGCGCTGGAGCTGAGGCGGCGCGAGTCGCGGCACGCGCTGGCGACGATGTGCATCGGCGTGGGCCAGGGGATCGCGGTGCTGCTGGAGCGGCCCTGA